AGTGCGGCGTACTCTTGTATCCGTCGAGTCTCGGGCCGATGACGTACGAACGATTTCGTAATGCCTTCTGCGTCTTGACGTCATCGTCATCGACACGAAACCACAGTTCAGCTCTGCCGGCAGTCGTCTGCTCGAACGACTCGAGCAACGTCTTGAGCCGCTCGACTCTGCCTCGCGTCGGTACGAGCACCGAGACTTTCTTAAACCTCACGAGTGTCTCACATGGAGTTCGCCGATGTACGTCAGCAATGCTACTCGCTGGTCTTCAGGCAAGCATCCGTCTTCGTTCGTCAGCACCGAGACGTTATTTCCAATGATCATCTTGCAGTGTGGACACTCTTGCTTAAGAAATAGTTCATTCTCGATGAGCGCTCTCGTCTGCACGTGCAACATCAGATGTTCGCGGTTGGCCAGATACCAGGCTACCGTGTTATTTTTACCGTTCTTTGCCATGCCGGCGCCATCCCAATCGGCCAACATCTCAAGCGCGAACTGCCTGGGCATCTTCATCGGATAGCCGTCGACGACCCAGTGCTCCCAGTGGTGCGGGCTGCGGGAGCAATGCAGTCCGAATGCCAATTCATACTGCAGCTGAGTCTCCGGATCTTCTCGCCCGAGGAAAAAGCGACGCGTATACGGCACGAACTCCGACGGAAGAAACTTCGACCAGTCGTGGACGAGCAACTGGCGCAGCGGCACGCCTCGCTTCACGCCCGCGCGGAAGACGTAGACCTTGTGCCAGAACAGGTAGTTGAAGTGCTTGACTATGGCGATGATCAATCTCAATGCCCCGAGAACCCGGACGTCGTCAGCACGCCGTGCGCCGCCGCGTCGTCCTGCTGCTTCTGGATCCGCTTGTCCTCGTCCCACTCGGCCTTCGCCCAGCCGTGATCGACCATGAACTTGAAGAAATCGCTCTTCATCGCGAACATGTCGTCGACCGTCGCGCCGTGCGGCCTCACGAGGATCTCGTCGCGCGCCGAAAACCCGACGATCCACTGGTTGTCGTAGTTGTAGTCGACGATGTCGATGCCGCTTTCCTGCGGGTGCGTCCACCAGCGCGAGCCAGGATAGGGGATGCCGACGGCGACATTGCAGGAGTCGAGGTACGGCTTGACCGAGAGCAGCCATTGCTTCGTCTCCTCGATCGTCTCCGGCGTTTCGCCGCTCATGCCGATGACGAGGAACCCAATGGTGTAAAAACCGTGCTTCTTCGCGTTGATGAGCGCGTCCGTGTTCTGCTTGACGGTCGTGCCCTTCTTGTTCGCGTCGAGCACCTTCTGGCTGCCGCTCTCGATGCCAAAGCACGTGACCTTCGTGTTCATCATTTTGAGCGACTCGGCGACGTGGTCATCCATCGTGTTCACGCGCGTGTGGATGCGGCACGCGAAGTCGTCCGGTCCGAACGAACTCTTGATCGCCTCGGCTAGTTCGCGGAGTT
The DNA window shown above is from Gemmatimonadota bacterium and carries:
- a CDS encoding DUF5662 family protein; this translates as MIIAIVKHFNYLFWHKVYVFRAGVKRGVPLRQLLVHDWSKFLPSEFVPYTRRFFLGREDPETQLQYELAFGLHCSRSPHHWEHWVVDGYPMKMPRQFALEMLADWDGAGMAKNGKNNTVAWYLANREHLMLHVQTRALIENELFLKQECPHCKMIIGNNVSVLTNEDGCLPEDQRVALLTYIGELHVRHS
- a CDS encoding radical SAM protein, with amino-acid sequence IVMEGEVATLQMLSDWDAGKLQPYYYGDKADAMDLDAIPFPAWDLLPHDHIYNHGSAVMKHDYFPNVVHPDASSAVMSLIGTRGCPYKCTYCSTPWIGQKPRYRSPHNIITEMGMVIDKGVRQFKFQDDTYTLHRTKLRELAEAIKSSFGPDDFACRIHTRVNTMDDHVAESLKMMNTKVTCFGIESGSQKVLDANKKGTTVKQNTDALINAKKHGFYTIGFLVIGMSGETPETIEETKQWLLSVKPYLDSCNVAVGIPYPGSRWWTHPQESGIDIVDYNYDNQWIVGFSARDEILVRPHGATVDDMFAMKSDFFKFMVDHGWAKAEWDEDKRIQKQQDDAAAHGVLTTSGFSGH